A DNA window from Hevea brasiliensis isolate MT/VB/25A 57/8 chromosome 2, ASM3005281v1, whole genome shotgun sequence contains the following coding sequences:
- the LOC110644595 gene encoding uncharacterized protein LOC110644595: MAGNEDGEVGFEEGMPWLPSHVLHEAIWETKEYQHHQYHHQYRNLPKLPLQPQQLRSKSSPRPQGRRKYPINWASGGYGMQAIFLDSGQNSCGTGVFLPRRAGTNLQSSKKPACSPVLLPARVIQALNLNTHEIGLQISRRQDAKNMSKGGDCISIKNKNGKDASTQCCVVSPNENSSPETFLPKEWTY, from the exons ATGGCTGGTAATGAAGACGGAGAGGTTGGGTTCGAAGAAGGAATGCCATGGCTACCTTCTCATGTTCTACATGAAGCAATATGGGAAACCAAG GAATACCAACACCACCAATATCATCATCAATATCGCAATCTTCCTAAATTGCCTCTGCAACCGCAACAACTG CGCTCAAAATCTAGCCCCAGGCCTCAAGGTAGAAGAAAATACCCTATTAACTGGGCATCAGGTGGATACGGAATGCAAGCAATTTTTCTAGATTCGGGTCAAAATTCATGTGGGACTGGAGTTTTTCTTCCAAGAAGGGCAGGCACAAACTTGCAATCAAGCAAGAAGCCAG CTTGCTCTCCTGTTCTTCTACCTGCACGAGTGATCCAAGCTCTCAATCTCAATACCCATGAAATAGGCCTGCAGATATCCCGCCGGCAAG ATGCAAAAAATATGTCAAAAGGTGGAGACtgcatttcaattaaaaataaaaatggcaAGGATGCATCAACACAATGTTGTGTGGTATCACCGAATGAAAATTCTTCACCAGAGACATTTCTTCCCAAAGAATGGACTTACTAG
- the LOC110644594 gene encoding uncharacterized protein LOC110644594 isoform X2: MEYTEIQTNADSLDNSVIFHVIKDVIGFVLFMHQQIPSVLQDIGLEFDTLKEEYHELGMALAQAEANAYVRRKHMGRMREVKGGIRRLEKLMNSVSALESALQLMISEIPRLESFILVLGASPIRPQHVYELCFSRGKTVLRDASDFTKSRAAEGLSRKAIRALIAKGAGSDSHPGPTKLFLLVKAPSSFNLPLHFLPKRNFRYSKKIMPVILQVKCKSQNLEMDVPDCACQSISSVNSRDSTSNEFMWFQCRHVVKGLAFAAPTEE; this comes from the exons atggaaTATACGGAGATCCAGACCAACGCAGACTCACTTGACAATTCGGTGATCTTCCATGTCATAAAAGACGTTATAGGCTTCGTCCTCTTCATGCACCAGCAGATCCCTTC CGTTTTGCAGGATATTGGCCTCGAATTCGATACCCTGAAAGAGGAGTACCATGAATTG GGGATGGCTCTTGCACAAGCTGAAGCAAATGCATATGTTCGAAGAAAACATATGGGCAGAATGAGAGAGGTCAAAGGTGGAATTAGGAGGTTGGAGAAGTTAATGAATTCAGTTAGTGCCCTTGAAAGTGCATTGCAACTGATGATTAGTGAGATTCCTAGACTTGAGAGTTTCATTTTGGTTCTAGGAGCTAGTCCAATACGACCCCAGCATGTGTATGAGTTGTGCTTTTCACGAGGAAAAACTGTCCTAAGAGATGCAAGTGATTTCACTAAAAGCAGAGCAGCAGAAGGGCTTTCAAGAAAG GCTATTCGAGCATTGATAGCTAAAGGTGCTGGGTCTGATTCTCACCCAG GTCCTACTAAGCTGTTTCTATTGGTAAAAGCCCCGTCTTCTTTTAATCTGCCCCTGCATTTTCTTCCAAAACGTAACTTCAGATATAGCAAAAAG ATAATGCCTGTCATACTGCAAGTCAAGTGCAAAAGTCAAAATCTGGAAATGGATGTTCCGGATTGTGCTTGTCAATCAATCAGTTCCGTCAACTCGAGGGATTCTACTTCAAATGAGTTTATGTG GTTTCAGTGCCGCCATGTTGTGAAGGGCCTTGCATTTGCAGCTCCAACAGAAGAATGA
- the LOC110644594 gene encoding uncharacterized protein LOC110644594 isoform X1, translating into MEYTEIQTNADSLDNSVIFHVIKDVIGFVLFMHQQIPSVLQDIGLEFDTLKEEYHELGMALAQAEANAYVRRKHMGRMREVKGGIRRLEKLMNSVSALESALQLMISEIPRLESFILVLGASPIRPQHVYELCFSRGKTVLRDASDFTKSRAAEGLSRKAIRALIAKGAGSDSHPGPTKLFLLVKAPSSFNLPLHFLPKRNFRYSKKIMPVILQVKCKSQNLEMDVPDCACQSISSVNSRDSTSNEFMWYVKLTVPNGSISGAPTLYIHLLATLLR; encoded by the exons atggaaTATACGGAGATCCAGACCAACGCAGACTCACTTGACAATTCGGTGATCTTCCATGTCATAAAAGACGTTATAGGCTTCGTCCTCTTCATGCACCAGCAGATCCCTTC CGTTTTGCAGGATATTGGCCTCGAATTCGATACCCTGAAAGAGGAGTACCATGAATTG GGGATGGCTCTTGCACAAGCTGAAGCAAATGCATATGTTCGAAGAAAACATATGGGCAGAATGAGAGAGGTCAAAGGTGGAATTAGGAGGTTGGAGAAGTTAATGAATTCAGTTAGTGCCCTTGAAAGTGCATTGCAACTGATGATTAGTGAGATTCCTAGACTTGAGAGTTTCATTTTGGTTCTAGGAGCTAGTCCAATACGACCCCAGCATGTGTATGAGTTGTGCTTTTCACGAGGAAAAACTGTCCTAAGAGATGCAAGTGATTTCACTAAAAGCAGAGCAGCAGAAGGGCTTTCAAGAAAG GCTATTCGAGCATTGATAGCTAAAGGTGCTGGGTCTGATTCTCACCCAG GTCCTACTAAGCTGTTTCTATTGGTAAAAGCCCCGTCTTCTTTTAATCTGCCCCTGCATTTTCTTCCAAAACGTAACTTCAGATATAGCAAAAAG ATAATGCCTGTCATACTGCAAGTCAAGTGCAAAAGTCAAAATCTGGAAATGGATGTTCCGGATTGTGCTTGTCAATCAATCAGTTCCGTCAACTCGAGGGATTCTACTTCAAATGAGTTTATGTGGTATGTGAAGCTTACTGTTCCAAATGGTAGTATCTCAGGTGCGCCTACCCTATATATACACTTGCTTGCAACTTTGTTAAGGTAA
- the LOC110644603 gene encoding preprotein translocase subunit SCY2, chloroplastic, translating into MEATLCFTHVPFGTRPGKIRGKCRQYNIQLCQPLRARTYVSFKTNVVESSRSSFWLHKRPFLSRKIKKFTINSSDQLQSDYVNVEPMSEQEAVPLRAGDGAGLLSFHDANNFNTLQSKPKMFQNRFLNFVRISSVLNNAAESFFKSEIRRRLFVTAVLLVISRVGYYIPLPGFDRRLMPQDYLSFISGSVDELGDFTAELKLSFFQLGISPQILASILMQVLCHVVPSLVKLRKEGLDGHEKIKSYIWWMSLGFAILEALVVSCYSLPYSIYAASYRVKHVMVTAFLLVCGAMTTTWICDTISESGFGQGSSLIICVGILTGYTDTLYKMLCQLSGSAVSWWPYMFAVLGIFTIVTMWAVVVTEGCRKIKLQYYGFKLASAARDDSPITEVEPYIPFNINPSGMQPVLTTTYLLAIPSILAGILGSPFWEHVKEILNPETSLGAEPWVYYSIYGLFVFLFNIFDIANLPKEIADYLNKMGARIPNIKPGKATIEYLTKIQASTRFWGGLLLSILATTSTMLDHYLRHINEGFAIGFTSVLIIVGSIIDLRRSYQAYNVMPSLSKALRRYGV; encoded by the exons ATGGAAGCAACTCTTTGCTTCACTCACGTCCCGTTTGGTACCAGACCAGGAAAAATTAGAG GTAAATGCAGACAGTATAATATTCAACTGTGCCAACCCTTACGTGCAAGAACTTATGTTTCTTTCAAGACAAATGTAGTAGAATCAAGCAGAAGCAGTTTTTGGTTGCACAAAAGGCCTTTTCTatcaagaaaaatcaagaaattcaCCATCAATTCATCAGATCAGCTCCAGAGTGACTATGTGAATGTTGAGCCAATGTCTGAACAAGAAGCTGTACCACTAAGAGCTGGTGATGGGGCTGGTCTTCTCAGTTTTCATGATGCCAATAACTTTAATACTTTGCAGTCCAAGCCTAAAATGTTTCAGAACAGGTTTCTGAATTTTGTACGCATAAGTTCTGTACTGAATAATGCTGCTGAATCATTTTTTAAGAGCGAGATAAGGCGGAGGTTATTTGTGACAGCTGTACTACTCGTAATCAGTCGTGTTGGATATTATATCCCTCTGCCTGGTTTTGACAGAAGGTTGATGCCCCAAGATTATCTTAGCTTTATCTCGGGATCTGTTG ATGAACTTGGTGACTTCACCGCAGAGCTTAAACTGTCATTTTTCCAGCTTGGAATCAGCCCTCAGATATTAGCATCTATACTTATGCAG GTACTGTGTCATGTGGTTCCATCCCTGGTAAAGCTACGAAAAGAAGGCTTAGATGGCCATGAGAAGATTAAGAGTTATAT ATGGTGGATGTCACTTGGCTTTGCAATATTAGAAGCTTTGGTGGTTTCTTGTTATTCACTTCCATATTCTATTTATGCAGCTAGTTACAG GGTCAAGCATGTAATGGTGACAGCTTTTTTATTGGTATGCGGTGCAATGACTACGACATGGATTTGTGATACAATATCAGAATCTGGATTTG GTCAAGGTTCGTCATTAATTATATGTGTGGGAATTCTGACTGGTTACACTGATACACTATACAAGATGCTGTGTCAGCTCTCAG GAAGTGCTGTTAGTTGGTGGCCATATATGTTTGCAGTGTTGGGTATTTTTACCATAGTCACTATGTGGGCAGTTGTTGTGACTGAAGGCTGCAGGAAAATAAAGCTGCAATATTATGGTTTTAAACTTGCTTCTGCTGCAAG GGATGATTCCCCAATTACCGAAGTGGAGCCTTATATCCCTTTTAACATTAATCCATCAGGAATGCAGCCAGTTCTTACTACAACTTATCTCTTGGCAATTCCCAGTATTCTTGCAGG CATTCTTGGTTCACCTTTCTGGGAGCATGTTAAAGAGATATTGAACCCTGAAACTTCTCTTGGTGCAGAGCCATGGGTTTACTATTCAATATATGGGCTTTTTGTCTTTTTATTCAATATATTTGACATT GCCAACTTGCCAAAGGAGATTGCAGACTACTTGAATAAGATGGGTGCCAGGATACCAAACATAAAACCTGGGAAAGCTACCATCGAGTACCTCACAAAGATTCAGGCATCAACACGTTTCTGGG GAGGCTTGTTGTTGAGTATTTTGGCAACTACATCAACCATGCTTGATCATTACTTGCGTCATATCAATGAGGGATTTGCAAtagggttcacatcagttttgatTATT GTGGGTTCCATTATTGACCTAAGAAGATCTTATCAGGCTTATAATGTAATGCCAAGTTTAAGCAAAGCTCTAAGGCGGTATGGTGTATAA
- the LOC110644600 gene encoding general transcription and DNA repair factor IIH helicase subunit XPD — protein sequence MKFQIEDVTVYFPYDNIYPEQYSYMVELKRALDAKGHCLLEMPTGTGKTIALLSLITSYSLSKPQRQVKLIYCTRTVHEMEKTLAELKLLHNYQIKHLGPAAGILAIGLSSRKNLCVNPTVLAAENRDSVDAACRKLTASWVRALAAENPNVPTCEFFENYERAASAAVLPPGVYTLQDLRAYGREKGWCPYFLARHMVQFANVVVYSYQYLLDPKVAGIISKEMQKESVVVFDEAHNIDNVCIEALSVSVRSKTLDGASRNLSRINQEIERFKATDAGRLRAEYNRLVEGLAQRGNLAATDTWLANPALPDDILKEAVPGNIRRAEHFLHVLRRLVQYLRGRLDTENVEKESPISFVASLNTHAGIDQKTLKFCYDRLHSLMLTLEITDTDEFLHIQTICDFATLVGTYSRGFSIIIEPFDERMPHIPDPVLQLSCHDASLAIKPVFDRFQSVVITSGTLSPIDLYPRLLNFHPVVSRSFTMSLTRDCICPMVLTRGSDQLPVSTKFDMRSDPGVARNYGKLLVEMVSVVPDGIVCFFVSYSYMDGIINSWNETGVLKEIMQHKLVFIETQDVVETTLALDNYRRACDCGRGAVFFSVARGKVAEGIDFDRHYGRLVIMFGIPFQYTLSKILIARLEYLRDTFQIKEGDFLTFDALRQAAQCVGRVIRSKADYGMMIFADKRYSRHDKRSKLPGWILSHLRDANLNLSTDMALHIAREFLRKMAQPYDKTGTGGRKTLLSQEDLEKMAENGVQEMLF from the exons ATGAAGTTCCAAATCGAGGACGTGACTGTCTACTTCCCGTACGATAATATTTATCCGGAGCAATACTCTTATATGGTCGAGCTAAAGCGTGCCCTGGACGCCAAGGGCCACTGCCTCCTGGAAATGCCTACGGGAACTGGAAAGACCATAGCGCTTCTATCTTTGATCACCAGCTACTCTCTTTCCAAGCCCCAGAGACAAGTGAAGCTAATCTACTGTACGCGCACCGTGCACGAGATGGAGAAAACCCTCGCCGAGCTCAAACTGTTGCACAATTACCAAATCAAGCATTTGGGACCTGCCGCGGGGATTTTGGCTATCGGATTGTCGTCGAGGAAGAATCTCTGCGTGAATCCGACGGTATTGGCCGCAGAGAATCGGGATTCGGTGGATGCCGCTTGTAGGAAGCTGACGGCTAGTTGGGTTAGGGCTTTGGCCGCAGAGAATCCCAATGTACCGACTTGTGAGTTTTTTGAGAACTATGAGAGGGCGGCGTCCGCAGCAGTATTGCCACCTGGAGTTTACACGCTTCAG GATCTGAGAGCATATGGGAGGGAGAAAGGGTGGTGTCCATACTTCTTAGCACGGCATATGGTGCAGTTTGCAAATGTGGTGGTTTATAGTTACCAATACTTGCTTGATCCAAAGGTAGCTGGAATTATATCGAAGGAAATGCAAAAGGAATCTGTAGTGGTGTTTGATGAGGCACATAATATTGATAATGTCTGTATTGAAGCACTTAGTGTTAGTGTGAGAAGCAAGACACTTGATGGGGCTTCCAGAAATCTGTCAAGGATAAATCAGGAGATTGAGAG GTTCAAGGCCACTGATGCTGGTAGATTGCGTGCTGAATATAACCGGCTCGTTGAGGGTTTGGCACAGCGGGGAAACCTGGCTG CCACAGATACATGGCTTGCAAACCCTGCCTTGCCTGATGATATTCTGAAGGAGGCAGTTCCTGGCAATATTCGTCGAGCGGAGCATTTTCTGCATGTCTTACGTAGATTGGTTCAATACCTGAGAGGGCGGTTGGATACTGAAAATGTTGAGAAGGAAAGTCCTATTAGCTTTGTTGCCTCTTTAAATACCCATGCTGGAATTGACCAGAAAACATTGAAGTTTTGTTATGATCGCCTACACTCACTTATGCTGACACTGGAAATAACGGACACAGATGAGTTCTTACATATCCAAACAATATGTGACTTTGCAACACTTGTGGGGACATATAGTCGTGGATTTTCCATCATAATTGAACCTTTTGATGAGAGAATGCCACATATTCCTGACCCTGTATTGCAG CTTAGCTGCCATGATGCTTCTCTTGCCATAAAGCCAGTATTTGATAGGTTCCAGTCAGTTGTGATTACTTCTGGAACGCTGAGCCCTATTGACCTCTACCCTCGTCTTCTTAACTTCCATCCTGTTGTCAGTCGAAGCTTTACAATGTCCTTGACAAGAGATTGCATATGCCCTATGGTTCTCACTCGTGGAAG TGACCAACTTCCAGTAAGTACCAAATTTGATATGAGAAGTGATCCAGGTGTTGCAAGAAACTATGGGAAGCTGTTGGTGGAGATGGTATCTGTTGTTCCAGATGGAATTGTATGCTTTTTTGTCAGTTACTCTTACATGGATGGAATTATCAACAGCTGGAATGAAACTGGAGTTCTTAAG GAAATAATGCAACATAAGCTTGTATTTATTGAGACCCAAGATGTGGTAGAAACTACATTGGCTCTTGACAACTATCGCAGGGCTTGTGATTGTGGGAGAGGTGCAGTCTTTTTCTCCGTTGCCAG GGGAAAAGTAGCCGAAGGAATAGACTTTGATCGACACTATGGTAGATTAGTGATCATGTTTGGTATTCCTTTCCAATATACCTTAAGCAA AATATTAATTGCACGGTTGGAGTATCTACGGGACACATTTCAAATAAAGGAGGGCGATTTCCTAACATTTGATGCCTTG AGACAAGCTGCTCAATGTGTGGGCCGAGTGATCAGGTCAAAGGCTGATTATGGAATGATGATATTTGCTGATAAAAG ATATAGCCGTCATGACAAGCGCTCAAAATTGCCTGGTTGGATACTGTCGCATTTACGTGATGCAAACTTGAATTTGAGCACTGACATGGCTTTGCATATTGCACGCGAG TTTCTCCGGAAGATGGCTCAACCATATGATAAAACAGGCACTGGCGGTAGGAAAACATTGCTGTCACAGGAAGACCTGGAGAAGATGGCTGAAAATGGAGTACAAGAGATGTTGTTTTAA